The nucleotide sequence TAGGAATCTGTACTTGTATTGATTAAGATCTGAAGGTCGTCTCCcttgttttatcattttttttacctttttattaTTATGTACTTGTTCTGGATTATGCACTCGTGTTCTACAATGATTATGCTCGTTATGGTGCTACCTATTCTTCATGCAGCTCTATAAAATCAATTTACCTTCAGTTTGACTCTTTTTTTCCGAGAAAACACTTGTTTTATTGTGGCAGAATCCCGTTGCACTGAATGGCTCTCTCTGATCtcatatgaatatttttattcACCTTTCGCTGTCTCTGTTCTCTTAAATATCTTCAATATCTTGATCATTGTCTATATGGTTCTTGCTttactctttttccttttagttATAATTCTGTATTCTTTTCATCTGCTTACTGTTGACCATGTTTAAAGCTAAATATCGAGGCAAGGTAATCTTTGTTGTTCATCTTATGCATCATTGCCATATCTTTGTCTTCTAAATTTAGCTTGCTCTCTCGTTTATCtattttttaatttgttttcATCATTTCTGGTTTTTATGCTGTGCAGAAGCAGCCTATTCTGGATTTAAGACAGCTGCAATTTCAGGTGCTATTGCTGCTGTGCCCACGGTATGTTTTCCTTGAATCTATTTCTGCTTACCTCGATTAGTGGTATCGTGTGAGTATTTATACTTGGGGTAGTGCATTATTTCTTGATATTCAAATATGTGATCTATTGACATTTTCTATCCATTTGTACATAATCAGTCACACATGAATTAGACAATTAGAGAGGATCATAATTTAGAGCAGTTTATGCTATCATTCAATTGTCAACTATAACATGGAAGTTTTAACTCTACATGCCaagttttttatttattctcTCTCTTTGCACGTTGATTGTACCTAATTTACTCATGTTTTTCAGTTGGTTGGTTGTCGTGTAATTCCTTGGGCCAAAGCTAACCTCAACTACACTGCACAGGCACTTATCATATCAGCAGGTATTCTATTCTAAAGTAAATTGGCTTTGCTGGTGACTATACTAGATTTTAACATTAGTTTTTTTCTGATTACAATGAAAAAGCAATTACTTCATTTTTTTGCTCATATTTCTTACCCATGATATGACAAAATTTCCTACCATGATCCAAACTGCATCTGAATTATTCGGATACTCTTTTCTGGATTACTAATTCTGGATTTTTCAGATCACTGAGTTAAATACTCTTTTCTGCCCTAAAAGTACCTTCTTGGCAGTTAAAAGACATCCTTTCCaaacatataaaaaattataagttatGATGGTTGGTGCTACTATTATTAGTCTTGAAATCAGGAAGTTCAGTGCTGTATGTTCTACAACCAAAGTTCATAATACGGGTCCGAAACAACATATAGGGAATGAACAATACCAATTTTCTACTGGTAATCATGTTTCTAGGAATTATTGTATCTTCACTTCATTTAGATATTCTGTAGACATGTCCTCCAGTAATCTTTTCAGAAGTAGAggataataggaaaaaaaaacatTGACCTTTGCACTTTGTTACCATTTGAGGGTTTCTCTTTGTCACAGGACAGCAGACTGGATTTTTGTCCATGTGATAATATTCCACATCTTGTCAACTACCTAGTCTTTTTATGTTTCCATGTGGTTCTATTGTCAGTCCTTCTGGTTTCAAATTAAGCTTGTAACAATATGGAGTTGAAGTGTTCCTACATTTGGTACTGAAATGTCCAACTGAATCTCCTGCTCTTATTTTATAACTAAATGGTTAGACCATTTCTTTTGTATCACAACAAGTAGTTTGTACATCTTTATTTGTAGTCATGTAGCATTCCCATCAGTGGTATGAAGTAACAAGTATTAAGGTCTTTCTGATCTATACTATACCCATTATCAACTAACTTTAAGTGGCATGGGTTGTCTAGCTGATACTAAAAATTCTTTCTGCTTTTTGATGTGACTATAGACAAAATGATGAATGAGTATTTTGTGGTTGATAGAATCACCAGGAGACTTTAGTAGTGAAGCAGGACATTTCATTTGTGGAAGTTAGCAGATAGATAATGTTAGTTCAAGAAAAGAGGTGGTTTCTAGGGGTTCCAAAAGTTTGTCAGTGAACTCCAAtgttatataatttcaaaattgaTGTTCAGTTCACACTTGCTGGTTTCTAGGGGTTCCAAAAGTTTTTTGCTTGCTTATATTGACGTTTGGCTTCTGCTTTGATGAGCATAAGTATTGTGAGTTATTTAGCTTCCTGGTGACATGACCTCGTAGCCTATGCATGTCTGTAATTTTGAATCTAGTAAAttgtttactttttttttatccCTAGAAATAAATCATCGAAATAAATCACATTATCTGGTCAGGCGTGAGTGTCTCACTTGATTCAGAAGACCTAAGGTCAAGATCACTAACCATTTGTGCTTCTCTTTTGCAGCTTCTGTTGCTGGTTTCTTTATAACTGCTGACAAAACCATTCTACAAAATGCGAGAGGAAATAGTATAGGGAAGTACGATAAAAGCACTTGATAAGAACCCTGTTTTTAGTTTTCACGGCAGGTCATATTCCTTTTCAAATAAGATGCATGAGATTTCCATTTGAGAGGGAATTGTGTTATTGTTGCGAGGACTCTATGGATGTTAAGGATAGATATTTACCTCTTTTGGTTGGTGTTATATTTAAAGTAACACCGTGTAGCAGGCAACGATCAACTCTGTTGTGAACATCTTTCCTTTGTCCGATCTACTCctgttatgatttgatttacttaCAAATCATATGGCATGAAGGGTGTTGCCTTATAGGAGCATTGATTAAACGTCAATTGGAACAGGAGGTTCTTAAGAGGTAAAAGCTAAAGGTTTAAAGTTCTGTAGATGTGGTGGTCGGTAGAACAGACAGAAATTGTGGTGGGCAAGAACTTGTTTGATTGAATATGTTAGCGAGTGATAAATCCAAATTCCAGTGATTCGATTACATATGGCTATCTAACATTATGACCCTGTTTTGAAATTGGTGTTCTGCTGAAGTTAATAATAGGCATCGTTTGAGGCTTAGACCGATATGATAAGAGTCTTATTTGCTACCGAGT is from Musa acuminata AAA Group cultivar baxijiao chromosome BXJ3-8, Cavendish_Baxijiao_AAA, whole genome shotgun sequence and encodes:
- the LOC135645569 gene encoding early nodulin-93-like, yielding MKPTVIASPNENKISDSQSTVREAAYSGFKTAAISGAIAAVPTLVGCRVIPWAKANLNYTAQALIISAASVAGFFITADKTILQNARGNSIGKYDKST